aattttgataaacaaaataaatgtctGATTGTATCTTGAAcgattcaaaatataatattttgttttgtgatAAGTCAAATTTATGAACATGAAATTTAGTTTCTCAATTTGTCAATTTGAtgattgattattattttgagAGATTAACTTAACTTAGAAGAATCTGGTAATCTAAATCCATGTACACAGATCTTCTTGAATATGATTTATACAAGGACTATTATATAGAGTAAATGCTACATTTATTTAAACGTTGgttaattaataacaattataggttgtttataatatttaagataaaattaattgttcGATCTCTATAATTGAATAAACTTACCTtctagtttttatatttaaaaactatgTCCTTTAGTCCTTTAATTGTTGTacattatgttttaattaactCTCAGAATTAGacagaataaattaaaagttattacaGGTATATGTATAGAAACTAGAAAgagttatataatatttacagattaaaatagatattaacttacgtgtttaattttattactagaaTACACAtttgaaattaaacaaaaagacaaaataagtgcTTTCTAGAAAATGACGTGTCTTTGGCATCGACACAGTTGTAACAGCAGGGAAGGAGCACAGTTTCCTCgcttctttccttttctcctcCACCGTTAACTTTTCAAGGAAAAGcttctaaaataatttcatgttttaaaatttatactccCTCTTTTTCTTAATAGATGATATTTAACATTTGATTacataaactaataaaaaatattttttccaataataattttattattttagtattctATTATATAGAAAATCACTCAATAAATATCTTCTCCCGGTAGGTGTCAATTATCCTATTTCTATCAAACAGCAGCTTCTGAAATAAAGTGTCCAAAACAtgattttctcatttttaatagaaataaatttctacttataatttttaaactcaAAAAGTTAacgttataaaaaaattaattagttatatatatatatatatatatatatatatatatatatatatatatatatatataatcttaactttaaataatatcaCTCCACAAACATAACTATAAAAAGATAATCTTTTATTATCTAATATGAATTTCAATCACAAtagaaaaactataataaagatactcaatttatattttaaaaaataattttgtactttttttatcGGTTGAATATTGGTGTAGAAAAAGAAATCTTGTTTTCTATCTTACAATTGTTTTTTAGATAAttatcactattttttttatgaacttttatagaatatttatccttttttcttttttaattttaatttgatatattattttctaattagattaatcataattattataatctttattgattaataagaaattatattaaaaagtagaTCCTTCACTGAATAATTAACTAATATAGACACTGCAATTCCATACATgcaaaaagaattaaataaacaattgagagtttacaaaaagaaaaacagatggatcattattaaaaaaaatggtccTGTGGTTAGATTAATAAGTGGGCGGACTATTGAAGATCGcggaattaaatttaaaataggtCACCATATATGTTTAAACCAAGttgctaaaaaaattaaaatatggtaCACTTTACTTTAGTTGTTGCCTAATCACAAGTTCAAAGTTTAAACTCCAACATAAAGCTCGATTCTTCGTGCTTCACATGggatgttttttttcttttatttgtcttGGTGGTtggaaaataaagtttataagaTGGATTAATCAAAACTGAAGTTCCCTTGACTATGGAGGGTTtggatttcatttaaaatatttttatttgtaataaatattatgccaataaatttaatattttctctgTTAGAAATAAAAACTCATCTCAACTGACTTAAAATTTACACTAAATCATCTTTTCCAAACTAAATTAAGTTCACATAATTTTAGTTCTAATAGACATACATTTCATAAGTTAGAAGGAGTGAAGCATACATATGACTTACATGACACCAACATAATGCTCCAATGTTCTAGTTAAGGCATACAAAAAATACTTaggaataaaatatagtaactttttctttcaccaTTGTTATAAAAATCCATATTACATTATAGCTAAAATATCCACACACAAAATAGAAATAACATATAATACTTgggtatgttaatttttttataatgttgatcttacaaaaagtaattatattaagtaattcaaacataatatttatttactatgaataattaataagtttctAACTGAATAGAAAAGacaatgttaaataatatataagatgGAAGATTCATAAActctttgttttaaaattttaggttaaaacttatattttatttgtattttgttacGGATATATTAGCTATAAATGCAACATAGATTAAAACATGAcaataatggaagaaaaaactattatatttgGTTATTAGTTACTTTTTTTAAGTGTGTTAGGTACATCATTGAATCATTAGGTTGATGTAATATAAGTTATAACATTCAattctaataatataaactactaaaataaaatatttcattataaatatttaaataataacatcGAAAGTATTTCTTATATTAgtataatcatttaaaagatatatacatttttatttatattgtgatTCTATTCCAACATTATAACTAACATGATCAAATATTCTTCCTTAACTCAGACAGTTTACTAGAACATCCTTcaagatttatttttatatctgcATCTTCATTTGCTGACATCGATAAtgtgatcattgcaaaaaagAGAGACAACCACAAAcatgttgggaatccaagtatgagtctaagtctcacattggaaAGTAGAAcagtatataaaggtgaaagacccattaacccattgccttaaggttttggatagagagtggtgtcaatcttTTATATGGTTAGACTTAGATGTTATTGGTATTGTGTTTCTCCAAGTGAACCTCTTCGTACAATagcttttataaaattttaaaaattatgttgcCAAAATTGATTTTGGCCTTAGGGAGATGTTTACTCGCTTAACAAGTCTACATGAAGTAAAAGTCAAATACACATCAAATTTGTGGTAAACAAATCAATCCAGCCAAAATCATCATATTCACCACAAATAACATAGAAAGCCTAAAATTTTATAGCACACACAAACCCTAAATCacattaatttcataaaattgaaGATGGTATACTCCAATTCAACAATGGGGttcaatttttattgtttttgaacTCTAAACTtactattatataataaaaaagaaaaacatacgaTATtggaatattatatatatatatatatatatatatatatatatatatatatatatatatatatatatatatatatatatatatataatctcttttaaaatgaataagaGACTCGTCCTTCGgtctctttattttgttttattcaatggaaatatttttaacatagtATACAAATCTATTAAtcaatatattaagaaaataacttttaggtattatcttcttttttttgtatttttaaaattgtaaaattttgtttgcACAATTATAAATGAATTGGTTCTTAAAGAAGTTACATTAGATAATAACTTAAAAGGATGGTtacacattttaaattattcttaaatttgtAGTATTAGAAGTatcataattttgaaatataataatactaatattaattcaaataataatactaatagtaataataatacttatatttttattgattatagtactaataataataatattaatattaatatcacTTATCTActaacattattatttattagttagGATTACTAGTACGAAATATTCATTAGGTAAAAATGTTTACGAGTACAAAATAGGTCAATTAATCTCATTTTAACTTGGTTTATTTttgatcggttcaaaatgactccaaaaaaaagtcaaaaaataTAACTCGTCTTACCACAGATGAGTTGTCACCacttttttcctttaaaatatatgtatatatattaaaaacatatttaatcatataaatactttttaaagttttaattaattaattaatatttttaattgaataaattaaaataattattatatttacatgttaaattactttattatagTTAATAATCTAAACATAATTTGTAAGtgttaaacattttaatattttaaattatttttattttaattttgaattaaaaaaggaTCAATAGGTTGGGACGAGTTGACCTGTCTTTAACATGATAATTACGATAATAAATAAGTCGAATCTAAATCAAATTCacgatattaaaaattttaatatgatcTACTTTATTTAGATTATTAACGGAATGATCCACAGTCTACAATACATTTTTTATCtcctaaaaatataagattaatgttaattataatgctaatgttaatataataataatatcattaaaaacaacaacaataataatattagtattaataataagggttaaatatgttttttgtcccttaagtatcacacgtttttggttttagtccctactcaaaactttgatggtttttagtctttatagttttgaaactctgagttttagtccttcaaattgaacggtgttaagttttagtAGAGGTGGCAAACGACGTTGCCACGTGAAATACCAGCTGCCCTCTTCTCTTTCTGCCACGTTCttgattgaaatcaaattaacaattagggttcttaattggGCAATTAGGATTCTTAATTGGGGCAAAgttaattagggttcttaattgaggcaaagttaattttttcaattggagaaAATTTCACGAGCACTGGAACGACCATCGCAAGGAACACCTGGATAGTTGAATCAATTGATTTCGAGAGGAGAGAAAGGAGGAAAGTGCAGACCTTGCAGAAACCAAAGGGAACAAAATATGAATCGAGAAAGTCTTCAACCTGCCACCCAGGAAGAGTCTCTATCAAATACTCTGATATGCTGCTAGCATCGATGGAAGCCGCCACTTCAACACCAACCTTACTGACGGTAGAAGATAAAggtaatgtttttttatgagaaaCGTCAAAAAGAGAATCAGGGGCGGAGTTTGAAGGAGAAGGGGTTTCTtgcgatgaagaagaagcagaaaGTTTAACACTAGCGAGAAGGAACCTATCATGCTTAAGGGTGTGTTCATTCGCAGATTGAATCGACATGTCACACTCTCTGCACAGAACGTGAAGGCTCTTCTCTCCTACGACAACGCAGAAAAGAATCAatcttcaacaatttcaaacatcTGAAAAAAcagtttcctttttcatttctgTTTTGTTCGTTTAATCATGACAAACATTGCAGATAGGGTGTTGTCTGGGTCGAAGAAGAGAGAAACGCTGGTGTTTGAAGGCTAGTTTGTTTGCGTGGTGGATGCACCATTTCATCACACCCACAGTTTCTTAAGAACCCTAATTAATTTTGCCccaattaagaaccctaattgttaatttgatttcaatcaagaacgtggcagaaagagaagaagacaGCTGGTATTTCACGTGGCAATGCCGTTTGCCACCTCTactaaaacttaacaccgttcaatttgaaggactaaaactcagagtttcaaaactataagaactaaaaaccatcaaagttttgagtatggactaaaaccaaaaacgtgtgatacttaagggacgaaaaacatatttaaccctaataataataataatactatcaatacaaataataatattaatactaataacactaataataataataaatataataataataataataataataataataataataataataatattatacgAATACTGTTTTTTACTACTactaatgataatatttatcatAACACTAATAATAATACCACCACCACTACTACTagtactactactactactaataataataataataataataataataataataataataataataataataatgaaatattaataatcaaAGTACTTTTAATGGATAAATGGAATTCAGTTCTTATTGTTATTACATGTCTAAACTTACTATTATCATGATTGTGTGACaaatgatgaaaagaaaaacatatgatactgaaaaataaataaatatatatatatatatatatatatataatttttctaaaaattatatgGATTTGTCTCATTTGAACTTGTTAACCAAAACTTTCGTACAACAATATGGTAGGTAGTAATATGATCTTACAATCATTGTTAACCATGGCTAATCCTATGATAAAATcatatttaccttttttatttcatctcatgtcacaaagaaatttttatgttattcCTGGGTCTTGACTACAATGGCGACCACCCTTAGCCATTAATATGCTAATTCgcctcattaaaaaaaaattatttataaacacTTCACTTTTAAGTTTACATTTTCTTCCCTGAGCATTAACATTTTACAAATTatgcatttaaattttaaaatattcgtaTAAGACTTTTTCCTTATATTGTTTCGACTGGaactataaaatattaattgaatcTGTTAGCTATATTCATTATGATTTAAATCACATAAGATTTTAcgattttatattgtattttcgATTCCAATCTCCCGCATGTTCGTTGCATAAACAAATTGTTAGGatcatcaaataaaattaaaattgtatgaattaTCGTCTTTTCTAAATAATCCATTATGCCACTCATTTATCTTATTGGTGAATcaagttaaaacaaaatttaaacctaatttaaaattaatattaattaaaaaattcatatattatcCCGCAACaccatcaaattaaaaaattaaaaattaatgtaattaattatttttctacttCAACACCAATTCCGTTTTTGAAAAAtggaattttaattaaaaaattaaatgttttctgTTGCACTTTTTAACTGCTTGACTCAATgagtttgaattaaaataaaattcatttaaagaaTTCTTCCGTCCTTGACCCAAATcctattaaatgtaaaattaagaatatcaaaacatattatctactgattttaatatatatatatatatatatatatatatatatatatatatatatatattaacgtAATTTCTATTTTAAGAAGTTAGTGAATGACatgtaaaaagataaaatctaCTCAAGTTTGTTATACACAAGAACAAAGTCTGATATACTAAGACCCATTGAAGAATCCTTCAACTACACGTATCTTCGCCTTTTTGTAATCAAGTAACAAGTAAAGCACTAACTAAACCTCTCACTAAgaatttttctaaaatcaaattcaaaaccaAGATCACTCTCAGAAGGGTAAAACAcgtacattaaaaaaattattaacatttaaacGAACCAAATTATTATCTCGAGTAATTTTTTATTCCACCCTACGtgtacttttaaattataaaaataaataggtttaaagaaaaaaatgaaaggacccctataaatattttattttacagatTTATTTACagataaaataacattttattcactttttcaacaaaaagaaacaaataaacagGGCATGAGCAGAAAACATCACCGAGTTCATCACGTCATGGAGAAACAGCAAAAATACGTCAGTAACAAATGTTCCATCAGACAGATTAGAAATAATCACATCTATTTTAAAgcttgagaaaatatttttcagaaacAATATTCCCAAATATGTCCTAGATTTTTTGTTTATGTGACTCAATCAGAAGACATACTGGTACATGAATTCCCGTTAGTGATGCCTCAAGACACCATccctgtttttctttttcccgtTAATATTAAGGGACAAACAAGTGTTTTGTAGAAGTAAATATCCATCTGCAGAGGGAGATTGGCATATGCAACTTGACCTAATCAAGTTGAAGTTGAGCGAACAAAGGTGCAATGCAGGGAGTATATTTTATAGACAGACAGGCGAAAGCGCTCGCAACAGTTGAGACAAAAAGAGGATATGGCATTAAGTACCATCTCTACATAAACTTATCATGGTTGAGCTAATTTTGCCAAAATAACCAAGTCTAAAATCTTGACATCCAACGTGTCATCTACCTTTACAATTCCATCAGTACCATCTACACCAATCAACTTGCCAGTGGCACCACGTAATGCCCCACCCATAATCTTTATTTTGTCTGATTTTCTTGGTACCACAGCCTCCATTTCATTCGGAAGGGCGGTAATCGTTTCACCATTACCACTAGATCCAAGAGCTACCTTGTACGAGCCATCctgaagaaacaaaaaagaagcTATCGTCATTAGACGGAAATCAAGTAAATGGAATGAGAATACAGCTTCATTTAGTTTGGCATATATTGTCTCAACTTGGAGATCCACTCGTACAAATATAAAAGCAAGTTACTAGGTCACCATACCGGAAGAACCTCTCTTATAACTCCAACAGATTCGTCTCCGGCCCTGTGTACATTGACTAATATATCTGGTATAAACCATGGGCCTTCATTGTCCCCACCTACAACAAATTAAACCAGGAAATATGTACATTATAACATTTTAAGGATGATCCAACTGAATTAAGCACAAGTAAAATGACAGACAATATGCTAAATGCGGAGTAATAATCATCTTCATAGTATATGCAACATAACAAgtgaaaaataacaaagaaagtaaaACCAATGAGACGCCTAGCTAGTTGTCCTTCATTTGAAGGACCAAACCCATGAGATATTTTACTATCATATATGAAGAAAGTTAGGTAGATCAGTTTGATTATGTGACCAAATAGACAGCTGAATAGATAAGtaacaaaaatcaattaaatttgtCTGTCATAAGATTGACAAAACAAACTTACCTAAAACTGGAGACATCATGTCCATACCACCTGTGCCTGGAGTCATGGGCTGTCCTCCAGGAGTGCCTGGAAGATAAGATGCTGAACTTGGTGTCATAGGCTGCCCAGGTGTTGATGGTAAATACGGGCTTGGAGCATTAGCTGCAAAAAATACAACACCCATACCCAGAAAAGTATTAGCACAAAAGTAAAAATGTACATACTATTTTTTTGAAAGGGCAGGAAGTAGTGCTACCATAGGCAGAACTGTCCCGAGGTGTTCCAGCTTCACTATAATTTCCACCAGGTGTGCTAGCCCAACCAGCACCAGGAGTCGGGGCTTCATATGGTCGTGATGGAGGGCTTCCAGGCTGAAAAGAtcaaaaagggaaaagaaaataaacacagTGCCTAATATGAAGTTGCATATAGTATCTGAAGTTTGCTAAATCTCCTAACCTGATACTGTGGACTTGCTCCCCAAGAGCCTGGATTTCCATCTTCCCAGTTGtccctaattttatttttcaccatCAGAATTCATACATCACATATATACTAACTAAATAGTGCCGCAGACTCTATGGAGATAACAATGTTTCTAACTAACAAATTCCTTATAACCCTCTAGTTCAAGTTGTTCTATTTGGAATATTAATGTCCACATGGAAATTTATTAACTAAGACATTATTTTTACCATATACAAATTggaagaaagaaatttttttattaaagcaaaaattatgTGAAACAAAAATCAGAGAACAGTATATAAAACTCAACAAGGAACCATGTTAATTGGACAAACCTTGGAGGACTCATTGGAGTATATGGATTCCATGCTCGGTCACGCATAGGTGTCCTCATTCCATCATGAATAGGTGTTGCTATAAATAGTAGTACATTATAACCATCGGTCAACAGAACAAGTTAGAGTGTTAATCCTATCAGAtgattatatgaaaatttattacaataaaatcaaacaaacctCCAGGATCTCTCATTGGAGTCATATATGGGTGTAGGGGAGTCCGAGAAGGATGCATTGGGGTTTCACTTCCCATTCCATAGCGAGATGTATCACTGGAAGAACACAAAAAAAGTTAGAGGATTGAACATCTTTCATTGAATACTTGGAAACTTAAATTACATTTGCATAAAACTCACCGATATGGAGTTATAGCAACATTGTCAGATATATGGTTGCGGTCAACTGCAAATCACCAAGTAAGCAACCatgaaaataccaaaatacATACACTACAGGTTTTTCTTCACAAAGACTTACCTGTTACAACCTTCATTTGAGATTCAAGCTCAACACGAACTGAAGTGCCTTTATCATCTATAACACGACCACGATAACCTTTATATGGACCCTGACGCACTTTAACAGTTGTACCTGCCAAACCGTCATGCCCTCTCCCACCCCTATGTCTCCCTCCAGCTATATCACATCCAAATAAATTAACATCAATCAAGTTATTTAAGGAAATGTACAACAAATGATAGACTGGTTCCACATaaaacatgaagaaaaaaaagagacataCAATCCATTGGCCCTCCACGAGGAAACCTCCTTGGGGATGGTGGAATACGACTTGGGCTTCTAAGAGTGGGAAATCTTGAGTAGGCATCACCCTAGAGGAAGAAAGGAATGAATTTTTATGCAAAATATTATCACAGTGCTAAAACCAATAGCAAAAcattcacaaaaaataaaataggaaaagTGGTTACATTTCTGTCACCACTGGAGCGTGAACCCCCCACTACCACACATGATTGGGCCTTAGCACATATAAAGCCTGCATGTTCAAGATGATGGCGATCAAAGATGAACAAGATTCCTCTATATATGTGTTCCACAGGACCTTGTTTCCCCTAGccagaaaaaaacaaacaaataaataaatttaaaaatattatatttcaaaggTAAATCTAGCCAAAAGACAGAATCTCACTTTACTGGAACCATCAACAATCCGGACAACATCCTTTGATGAAACTGTATTCTTATACCTATCTTGCACACTTATTTTCTTATCTATCTTACATTTGATCTCTCTTAATTTAACCAGCACAACTTCGTGTCTGTCAGGAATCCCCTTTAGAACCTAAAATAGCAATAGacattaatataataacaaactcaaaaatttaataaagaaaattttaaatcctAAAGCCACTGACCTGAAATGCCTCACTTTCTACACGTATTATGACACCAAAGCTCATATTACTGCAcatattaaatagaaaatagaaatgagaaaacATTGAACTATATCTTAGGGATTAGGTGAATAGCAATAATCTCAAGCAAAGCTTACTCAAGCAATACAAGATCACGGAGTTCATAGTCCCCAATTCTAGTAACTCCAGTCGTTACTTCTGAACTTTCTACAACATCATCTGCAAATACACGAATCTAAAGAgaggatattttaatatcatttatgcagtaaatataattagaaaatagaaattaacAAATCTTTAGACCATAAAACTCACATGCTCTTTTGTTGTATCGGATATCAAAATCAAGACATGCTGCTCGACCTTCACAACCATGCCCGTAGCCCCTTCTTGAGCACCAGAAACAACCTTAACGTGGTTTCCAGGctcaaaatatttacaaagcTCCTTTTCATTTATAGCAATagttttctgaaaaaaaataatgatgacCAGTTAATCATTAATCATCAAAATGCAAAAATGGCACCATACAAATACTTACGGGAAGTCCCTCTATTTCTGGCCTTATATGGACGTTATCTTCATCCACCTTCTCCACCTTCCCCTTAAGATTCTTTAAATCACCCTTTACAACAATGATGGCGTCACCTTTCATAAAGTGTCCTTTCTTCCTGTTCGCAAACAAAGTTGAAAGACTAGACACATCACCATCTCCACTCTCACCCGGTTTACGGAATTTTTCCAACTCATCAAAAGTAGGTTTGATGTTCTGAGCACTGATGGATTTTATTGAAACAGTTTTGTATAAGAAACCATCTTTGAACATCATGCCCCCAATTGCATCAAAACGTTCACCATATGGGTCTCGTCGATGCTCCACACGGATATGCAGTTCCCTGAATAGAAAGAACAAATTTAATCAGATCAAAAACAAATTTCCAATCCACAGAAGACTTTCAGCCACAGAATAGAGAGAACCAGTAATACCTTGCTTCATCAACATTCATAAATCGAGGGGGAGGAACAAAAGCCTTCTTTTTCACAACCTCCCTACCTTCCTGCATGACACGAGtcatatgtataaaaaaatataaaaaaacagaCGCAGGCTATTCCTTCCAAAGAATTTAAACACTAGACAAATAGAATacattaatttaacaaaaaactATGACATCGCTTACCAATTTATTTGCAAGAGCTTGTAGGTCTATCCTTGGAATTAATTTGACAGTAACCCTCTGCCTCACATTATCAACATCCACTACCTACAGAAGACATTTGATGTtaatacagaaaacaaaatgGAGGGTAT
This Vigna angularis cultivar LongXiaoDou No.4 chromosome 4, ASM1680809v1, whole genome shotgun sequence DNA region includes the following protein-coding sequences:
- the LOC128196256 gene encoding B-box zinc finger protein 21-like, coding for MSIQSANEHTLKHDRFLLASVKLSASSSSQETPSPSNSAPDSLFDVSHKKTLPLSSTVSKVGVEVAASIDASSISEYLIETLPGWQVEDFLDSYFVPFGFCKVCTFLLSLLSKSIDSTIQVFLAMVVPVLVKFSPIEKINFASIKNPN
- the LOC108331724 gene encoding putative transcription elongation factor SPT5 homolog 1 isoform X2, giving the protein MSHRGMDRDDDDDDDYMEDEQVADFDEEDDRRGRGGGSRKRRRSGFIDDDAEEVDEDEEEEDDDDEDFDARGGRRRQYKKVSASNFFDEEAVVDSDEEEEEEEGEDDFIVEGGADLPEEDDGRRMRNRRMLPHHQEDHEDLEAVARSIQERYGRRLTDYDEETTDVEQQALLPSVRDPKLWMVKCAIGRERETAVCLMQKYIDRGSELQIRSAIALDHLKNYIYVEADKEAHVREACKGLRNIFGQKITLVPIREMTDVLSVESKAIDLARDTWVRMKIGTYKGDLAKVVDVDNVRQRVTVKLIPRIDLQALANKLEGREVVKKKAFVPPPRFMNVDEARELHIRVEHRRDPYGERFDAIGGMMFKDGFLYKTVSIKSISAQNIKPTFDELEKFRKPGESGDGDVSSLSTLFANRKKGHFMKGDAIIVVKGDLKNLKGKVEKVDEDNVHIRPEIEGLPKTIAINEKELCKYFEPGNHVKVVSGAQEGATGMVVKVEQHVLILISDTTKEHIRVFADDVVESSEVTTGVTRIGDYELRDLVLLDNMSFGVIIRVESEAFQGKQGPVEHIYRGILFIFDRHHLEHAGFICAKAQSCVVVGGSRSSGDRNGDAYSRFPTLRSPSRIPPSPRRFPRGGPMDSGGRHRGGRGHDGLAGTTVKVRQGPYKGYRGRVIDDKGTSVRVELESQMKVVTVDRNHISDNVAITPYRDTSRYGMGSETPMHPSRTPLHPYMTPMRDPGATPIHDGMRTPMRDRAWNPYTPMSPPRDNWEDGNPGSWGASPQYQPGSPPSRPYEAPTPGAGWASTPGGNYSEAGTPRDSSAYANAPSPYLPSTPGQPMTPSSASYLPGTPGGQPMTPGTGGMDMMSPVLGGDNEGPWFIPDILVNVHRAGDESVGVIREVLPDGSYKVALGSSGNGETITALPNEMEAVVPRKSDKIKIMGGALRGATGKLIGVDGTDGIVKVDDTLDVKILDLVILAKLAQP
- the LOC108331724 gene encoding putative transcription elongation factor SPT5 homolog 1 isoform X1 is translated as MSHRGMDRDDDDDDDYMEDEQVADFDEEDDRRGRGGGSRKRRRSGFIDDDAEEVDEDEEEEDDDDEDFDARGGRRRQYKKVSASNFFDEEAVVDSDEEEEEEEGEDDFIVEGGADLPEEDDGRRMRNRRMLPHHQEDHEDLEAVARSIQERYGRRLTDYDEETTDVEQQALLPSVRDPKLWMVKCAIGRERETAVCLMQKYIDRGSELQIRSAIALDHLKNYIYVEADKEAHVREACKGLRNIFGQKITLVPIREMTDVLSVESKAIDLARDTWVRMKIGTYKGDLAKVVDVDNVRQRVTVKLIPRIDLQALANKLEGREVVKKKAFVPPPRFMNVDEARELHIRVEHRRDPYGERFDAIGGMMFKDGFLYKTVSIKSISAQNIKPTFDELEKFRKPGESGDGDVSSLSTLFANRKKGHFMKGDAIIVVKGDLKNLKGKVEKVDEDNVHIRPEIEGLPKTIAINEKELCKYFEPGNHVKVVSGAQEGATGMVVKVEQHVLILISDTTKEHIRVFADDVVESSEVTTGVTRIGDYELRDLVLLDNMSFGVIIRVESEAFQVLKGIPDRHEVVLVKLREIKCKIDKKISVQDRYKNTVSSKDVVRIVDGSSKGKQGPVEHIYRGILFIFDRHHLEHAGFICAKAQSCVVVGGSRSSGDRNGDAYSRFPTLRSPSRIPPSPRRFPRGGPMDSGGRHRGGRGHDGLAGTTVKVRQGPYKGYRGRVIDDKGTSVRVELESQMKVVTVDRNHISDNVAITPYRDTSRYGMGSETPMHPSRTPLHPYMTPMRDPGATPIHDGMRTPMRDRAWNPYTPMSPPRDNWEDGNPGSWGASPQYQPGSPPSRPYEAPTPGAGWASTPGGNYSEAGTPRDSSAYANAPSPYLPSTPGQPMTPSSASYLPGTPGGQPMTPGTGGMDMMSPVLGGDNEGPWFIPDILVNVHRAGDESVGVIREVLPDGSYKVALGSSGNGETITALPNEMEAVVPRKSDKIKIMGGALRGATGKLIGVDGTDGIVKVDDTLDVKILDLVILAKLAQP